Part of the Streptococcaceae bacterium ESL0687 genome is shown below.
AGCCATTCCCACTTTTTGAGCTCCTTGACCTGCAAATAAAAGTCCAGTTTTTTTCATCTTTTATCTTTTCCTCAATATCAATAGGGTCATTTAAAAGACTTGCCTTTGAAATGACCTTAATTTTGTTACTTTACTTGTTGACTTAGTCAATCCACTTAGCAGCTGCTTTTATTTCAGCTTGGAAACCTTGATATAAATCTAAAATGATTTCCTCAACAGTTTCTTCCTTACGAACAAGACCAGCTATTTGTCCAGCCATAACTGAACCATTATCAACATCTCCGTGAATTACAGATGCTGGAAGTTTCCCAGCTCCCATTTCTTCAAATACTGATAAGTCTGGATTTTCTTGTTTGAAGGCTGCAAGTTCAGCTGCCTCAAAGTCTTTAGTTAATTGGTTTTTGATGGCACGCACAGCATGACCAAAATGACTTGCTGAAATAACAGTCGAAATGTCTTTGGCCTTCAAAACCTTATCTTTATAGTTTTGGTGGGCATTTGACTCCTTGGCAACGATGAAACGAGTTCCAAGTTGAACAGCTTCAGCTCCTAACATGAAGGCTGCTGCCATTCCTTTACCGTCAGCAATCCCACCTGCTGCAATAACAGGTAAATCAACTGCGTCGGTTACCTGACGAACCAGGGTCATGGTTGTTAATTGACCGATGTGACCACCAGCTTCCATACCTTCAGCAACAATGGCGTCAACACCAATTCTTGCCATTGATTTTGCCTGGGCAACACTTGCAACTACTGGAATAACAATCATTCCAGCTTCTTTAAAGCGTTCCATGTATTTCTTAGGTGAACCAGCTCCAGTCGTTACAACCTTCACACCCTCTTCAATCACAAGGTCCACAATTTCATCAACAAATGGTGAGTGGAGCATGATATTAACACCAAAAGGCTTATCTGTAATCTCACGAATACGTCTGATATGTCCCTTGATGATATCTTTAGGTGCATTACCACCACCGATAATTCCAAAGCCCCCTGCCTTAGATACGGCACCAGCTAAATCTCCATCAGCAACCCAGGCCATTCCGCCCTGGAAGATTGGATATTCAATGTTTAATAATTCAGTAATTTTAGTTTCCATAATATATTATATTTTTTTATTTTTATTATCTTTAATTAAATAGTTTGATTATCAAACTATAGGTATAAAAATTTTGAGAACGTTCGCACGCTCTCAGAATTTTATATTATTCAGCAATTTTTTCGTCTACGAATGCTACTAAATCACCAACTGTATTTAAACCATCTTCAGTTTCAATAGCGATATCGTATTCATCTTCAATTTCGTTAATAATTTGGAAGATATCAAGTGAGTCAGCGTCAAGTGAATCAAATGTTGTTTCTAATGTGATTTCGCTTGCGTCTTTCCCTAATTCTTCAACGATAATTTCTTGAACTTTTTCAAATACTGCCATGATTAATTCTCCATTTTCTTTTTATGTATATATTTTTAAAATATGAATTTAACTGCAAACAATAAATACATTTTCAATATATTTTAAATAATATAGCCTAAATTTTAACAACAAGTGTTCCCCATGTCAAGCCTCCACCAAAACCAGTCATAACAATCTTTTGGCTACCATCTAATTTAATGGTACCATTTTCAATTGATTCTGACAGTAAGATGGGGATGCTGGCTGCACTTGTATTACCATAATCCTGCATGTTCTGTAGGAATTTTTGACGGTCAACTTTTACCTTACGGGCAAGTTTATCTAAAATCCTTGAGTTAGCTTGATGCATCAGGAAATAATCAATATCATCACCTGAAAGGTTAGCTTTTTGTAAGCTTGCATCTATATTTTTTGGCACATCTCTAACTGCAAAGTCAAAGATAGCTCGACCATCCATTCTTAAAAATAAATCATCTGCGTCATTTTCAGATGAAAAAGGTGACCTAGGACCAGTTAAATTACTGGTAAGGCTCATCGCCCGGTCCCCATCAGATTTCAAGGACTCAGCCATGATTAGAGGTTCAGTAGAACCTGCCTCAAGTAAAACTCCGCCAGCTCCATCACCAAAGAGAACACTTGTTGTCCTGTCTGACCAGTCAACAACCTTTGAAAGGACTTCTGCCCCAATAACAATTCCTTTTTGGTAGCTTCCACTTGCTA
Proteins encoded:
- the fabK gene encoding enoyl-[acyl-carrier-protein] reductase FabK; the encoded protein is METKITELLNIEYPIFQGGMAWVADGDLAGAVSKAGGFGIIGGGNAPKDIIKGHIRRIREITDKPFGVNIMLHSPFVDEIVDLVIEEGVKVVTTGAGSPKKYMERFKEAGMIVIPVVASVAQAKSMARIGVDAIVAEGMEAGGHIGQLTTMTLVRQVTDAVDLPVIAAGGIADGKGMAAAFMLGAEAVQLGTRFIVAKESNAHQNYKDKVLKAKDISTVISASHFGHAVRAIKNQLTKDFEAAELAAFKQENPDLSVFEEMGAGKLPASVIHGDVDNGSVMAGQIAGLVRKEETVEEIILDLYQGFQAEIKAAAKWID
- a CDS encoding acyl carrier protein, which gives rise to MAVFEKVQEIIVEELGKDASEITLETTFDSLDADSLDIFQIINEIEDEYDIAIETEDGLNTVGDLVAFVDEKIAE
- a CDS encoding ketoacyl-ACP synthase III; the protein is MTFAKIIGAAHYAPDQVVSNDDLGKIMETSDEWIASRTGIRKRHISKDENTSDLAAEVARRLLEKSLLEAEDLDFIIVATISPDGNMPSTASLVQAKVGAVNAFAFDLTAACSGFVYALALADKLIASGSYQKGIVIGAEVLSKVVDWSDRTTSVLFGDGAGGVLLEAGSTEPLIMAESLKSDGDRAMSLTSNLTGPRSPFSSENDADDLFLRMDGRAIFDFAVRDVPKNIDASLQKANLSGDDIDYFLMHQANSRILDKLARKVKVDRQKFLQNMQDYGNTSAASIPILLSESIENGTIKLDGSQKIVMTGFGGGLTWGTLVVKI